A stretch of the Syntrophorhabdaceae bacterium genome encodes the following:
- a CDS encoding 3TM-type holin, giving the protein MHETKIAEAQNRSLFVADWRPAIGWISAIALAYNFIIHPIPTWINSI; this is encoded by the coding sequence GTGCATGAGACCAAAATAGCAGAAGCACAAAATCGCTCTCTTTTTGTTGCTGACTGGAGGCCCGCCATTGGCTGGATCTCGGCCATTGCCCTTGCCTATAACTTTATCATTCATCCCATACCCACCTGGATAAACTCCATATAG
- the wecB gene encoding UDP-N-acetylglucosamine 2-epimerase (non-hydrolyzing) → MKVLFVFGTRPEAIKMAPIIHEMRRDTFFRVKVCITAQHRQMLDQVLRLFNISPDIDLDIMKPNQSLAELTSSVVKKIDEVLLQEKPDLVVIQGDTTTVMAAGLAAFYQRIPVGHVEAGLRSHNIYSPFPEELNRRVVSLFAKYHFAPTENAKRSLMSEGIRKDDIFVVGNTVIDALFHILRTDEPEFVREIRRSLHGRRLILVTAHRRENFGKRIKSICNGIKRVVERNPNVVVVYPVHLNPNVKEPVYRILGNTDRVILTDPVDYNVLVHLMNISYLILTDSGGIQEEAPSLGKPVLVMRTETERPEGIEAGTAKLIGSFEENILKHVESLLHDQGEYERMAKAVNPYGDGTSSKRIVDILKKQASNNRGEV, encoded by the coding sequence ATGAAGGTTTTATTCGTATTTGGAACTCGTCCTGAGGCTATAAAGATGGCACCAATTATCCATGAGATGAGAAGGGATACTTTTTTTAGAGTCAAGGTTTGTATTACAGCTCAGCATCGGCAGATGTTGGATCAAGTCCTCAGGCTATTTAACATCTCCCCAGATATAGATCTTGATATCATGAAGCCAAACCAATCTCTCGCAGAGCTTACTTCGAGTGTTGTTAAGAAAATTGACGAGGTTTTACTTCAAGAGAAGCCTGACCTGGTTGTTATCCAGGGAGATACTACAACTGTTATGGCCGCAGGTCTGGCTGCATTCTATCAGAGGATACCTGTTGGCCACGTGGAGGCTGGGCTAAGATCTCATAATATATACTCACCCTTTCCTGAGGAACTTAATCGAAGGGTAGTAAGTCTCTTTGCCAAATATCATTTTGCACCTACCGAGAATGCTAAAAGATCCTTGATGTCCGAGGGAATAAGAAAAGATGACATCTTTGTAGTTGGCAACACTGTGATAGATGCGTTGTTTCATATATTGAGAACAGATGAACCTGAGTTTGTGAGAGAGATAAGGAGATCACTTCACGGCAGACGACTAATTCTTGTCACAGCCCATAGAAGAGAGAACTTTGGCAAAAGGATTAAAAGCATCTGTAATGGAATAAAGAGAGTGGTTGAGAGAAATCCCAATGTCGTGGTGGTGTATCCAGTACACCTAAATCCTAATGTAAAGGAGCCGGTTTACAGGATATTAGGGAATACAGATAGGGTTATCTTAACTGATCCAGTTGACTATAATGTTTTAGTCCATTTGATGAATATTAGCTATCTGATCTTGACAGATTCTGGAGGGATTCAAGAGGAAGCACCAAGTTTGGGTAAACCAGTTTTAGTTATGCGAACAGAGACAGAAAGACCAGAAGGGATTGAAGCAGGAACGGCAAAATTAATAGGATCTTTTGAAGAAAATATCCTCAAGCATGTAGAATCATTATTACACGATCAGGGAGAGTATGAGAGGATGGCAAAGGCAGTGAATCCTTATGGAGATGGAACATCATCAAAAAGGATCGTTGATATACTGAAAAAACAAGCAAGCAATAATAGGGGGGAAGTATGA
- a CDS encoding glycosyltransferase family 4 protein, which produces MKTMLLISDSYPPVINSASHLMYELANGLRARGYDVVVATSYPKHYLSSGDQSKKFDEFAIEESIKIIRIKTLPLHKVNFIVRGIAQITLPYLFTSKIKHYLYRLHGSKGNVDVVVVYSPPLPLAIVGAKVKKFFGAKFLLNVQDLFPQNAVDLGILRNAILIKFFEMIERNAYENADVVTFHSEGNLRFVSNKHASLMNRFRVLHNWIDVDEFDGFTTTGLFRQKFGLKNKFIMLYAGVMGPSQGLDFVIELAKKVKDLEEMCFLLVGDGIQKDDLERRAKEFRLDNVLFKSFISKAEYPLLVKDCDVGLVSLTSKNKTPVVPGKILGYMAAGIPVLAFLNKESDGHLMIKQARCGYSSLWGDLKEGEALIRKIYAERDRLLELGRSGYYYVKENFNKDKIINELLQIINFDGQCSL; this is translated from the coding sequence ATGAAAACCATGTTGCTTATATCGGACTCCTATCCACCTGTAATAAACTCTGCCTCACATTTGATGTATGAACTTGCAAACGGATTAAGAGCGAGGGGCTACGATGTTGTAGTTGCAACATCATATCCAAAACACTATCTGTCAAGTGGCGATCAAAGTAAAAAATTCGATGAGTTTGCAATAGAGGAAAGTATAAAAATCATACGAATTAAAACTTTACCCCTTCACAAGGTAAATTTTATAGTTCGAGGCATAGCTCAAATTACACTTCCATATCTTTTTACCAGTAAGATCAAACACTATCTTTATAGACTTCACGGCTCAAAGGGAAATGTAGATGTCGTGGTCGTCTATTCTCCACCGTTGCCACTGGCGATTGTTGGAGCCAAAGTAAAAAAATTTTTTGGCGCAAAATTTTTACTCAACGTTCAAGATTTATTTCCACAAAATGCGGTCGACCTCGGAATTTTGAGAAATGCTATCTTAATAAAATTTTTTGAGATGATTGAGAGAAATGCCTATGAAAATGCTGATGTGGTGACCTTTCATTCAGAGGGAAATTTAAGGTTTGTATCTAACAAGCATGCGAGTTTAATGAATAGGTTCAGGGTATTACACAATTGGATTGACGTAGATGAGTTTGATGGATTCACAACAACAGGATTATTCAGACAAAAATTTGGGCTCAAGAATAAATTTATTATGCTGTATGCTGGCGTGATGGGGCCGTCTCAAGGATTAGACTTTGTGATTGAGCTTGCAAAGAAGGTGAAAGACCTTGAGGAGATGTGCTTTCTTCTCGTGGGAGATGGTATACAAAAGGATGACTTAGAAAGAAGAGCTAAGGAGTTTAGACTTGATAATGTCCTTTTCAAATCCTTTATCTCAAAGGCTGAATATCCACTTCTTGTAAAAGATTGTGATGTGGGGCTTGTGTCACTAACGAGCAAGAACAAGACTCCTGTAGTACCAGGAAAGATCCTTGGCTATATGGCAGCAGGGATACCTGTATTAGCCTTTTTAAACAAAGAAAGTGATGGCCATTTGATGATCAAGCAGGCTCGGTGTGGATACAGCTCTCTGTGGGGTGATCTTAAGGAGGGAGAGGCACTAATCAGGAAAATATATGCAGAGAGGGATAGATTGCTCGAACTGGGGAGAAGTGGTTACTATTACGTGAAAGAGAATTTTAACAAAGATAAGATTATTAATGAGTTGTTGCAGATTATTAACTTTGATGGGCAATGCTCTTTGTAA
- a CDS encoding NAD-dependent epimerase/dehydratase family protein, producing the protein MSYEKRLRSVEDYLDRISLRKDIISFYEGRNILVTGGAGAIGSNLIIALSRLVGSKGKVVILDNLSAIREKDPFNVTPLPNIMFVLGDVRSDVDLKRVFKEDVSMVFHLAAFFANQNSVDYPEISADVDVLGMIRLLEYSRLAKVERFVYASSGCAIYGSYPQLPLREDFISMHLTTPYQINKMTGEMYCNFYHHHYGLPIVNCRFFNSYGPGEVPGQYRNVIPNFIYWAMKGQPLPITGTGEETRDFTYVLDLVQGLIKAGYYERAIGENFNLAAGREVSIKSMAELVIKTTQSTSGLIFKERRKWDTKPRLLASIEKAKDLIDYKPIVDFEKGFLQNIEWFNDNWEKIDRLADFPPGMSSAVR; encoded by the coding sequence ATGAGCTATGAAAAAAGGTTGCGATCAGTAGAAGATTATTTGGATCGAATTTCATTGAGAAAGGACATCATATCCTTTTACGAAGGGAGAAATATTCTTGTTACCGGTGGAGCCGGTGCGATTGGGAGCAACCTAATCATTGCCCTATCAAGGCTCGTTGGTTCTAAAGGAAAGGTAGTGATATTAGATAATCTCTCTGCAATTAGAGAGAAGGATCCATTCAATGTTACTCCCCTTCCAAACATAATGTTTGTCCTAGGTGATGTAAGAAGTGATGTTGATCTAAAAAGAGTCTTTAAAGAAGATGTGAGCATGGTATTTCACTTGGCTGCCTTTTTTGCAAATCAAAACTCAGTAGATTATCCAGAAATCTCAGCTGATGTCGATGTGTTGGGGATGATCCGCTTATTAGAGTATAGTAGGCTTGCAAAAGTAGAGCGATTTGTCTACGCTTCCAGCGGATGTGCTATTTATGGCTCCTATCCGCAGCTGCCTTTACGGGAGGATTTTATCTCGATGCACCTCACTACTCCTTATCAGATCAACAAGATGACAGGTGAGATGTATTGTAACTTCTATCATCACCACTATGGCCTACCGATCGTAAATTGCAGGTTCTTCAATTCCTACGGACCAGGAGAAGTGCCAGGACAGTATAGAAATGTCATTCCGAATTTTATCTATTGGGCTATGAAGGGCCAGCCACTTCCCATCACAGGAACCGGTGAAGAGACAAGAGACTTCACCTACGTTTTGGACTTAGTGCAAGGTTTGATTAAAGCTGGATACTATGAAAGAGCAATAGGTGAGAATTTTAACCTGGCAGCTGGCAGGGAAGTCTCTATCAAGAGCATGGCAGAGCTTGTCATAAAAACAACTCAAAGTACATCGGGATTGATATTCAAAGAAAGAAGAAAATGGGACACCAAGCCGAGACTCCTAGCGTCAATAGAAAAGGCAAAGGATCTTATCGATTACAAGCCAATAGTCGATTTCGAGAAGGGATTTTTGCAAAACATTGAGTGGTTTAACGACAACTGGGAAAAGATAGATAGATTAGCAGATTTTCCTCCTGGCATGAGCAGCGCAGTCAGATAG
- a CDS encoding putative peptidoglycan-binding domain-containing protein, whose translation MELAQVVAGVLVDGVLGPKTRVAINTIDPESFIFKFTITRIKHYADLVANPRYSPYLRGWINRALEAVGMRMLGVSSIIETVGRIGDVLITTDKKGVS comes from the coding sequence ATTGAGCTTGCTCAGGTTGTTGCTGGAGTCCTCGTGGATGGGGTGCTCGGACCAAAGACTAGAGTGGCCATCAATACGATAGATCCTGAGTCTTTTATCTTTAAGTTCACTATTACTCGCATCAAGCATTATGCTGATCTTGTAGCAAATCCTCGCTATAGCCCCTACCTACGGGGCTGGATCAATCGAGCACTGGAGGCTGTGGGTATGAGGATGCTTGGGGTCTCCTCCATAATCGAGACAGTGGGTAGGATTGGCGATGTCCTTATTACTACTGACAAGAAAGGCGTGAGCTAG
- a CDS encoding sugar transferase, with protein sequence MLTHIPKKKLLLLIGDILLIYCACIAAPAIRFQIMVFEPLALRPEILTIMVIYLLCFYLADFYNFEAGFSGIRYVFKYLVTLAIATGIILIIFFLFPRLRLARGMFVINAISISILVYLWRIVFEKAFKRFMPIRQKVFLIIGAGKAGYAVYEQIKDDLSVRVAGFIGDDPKKNNNHNCLTILGGYEELDEVVKREGIDQIIITAREIKNDVLFKKLLNYKMKGVEIFNIPTFYEQRFGKIEVEYVTDSWLMNIPIMGIKRSIYNKRIKRIIGILISLAFLMIGLPVILVIAIAIKIDSKGPVFYKQKRVGLDGQIFELIKFRSMVVDAEKIGAVWATKDDHRITRVGKIIRKLRLDEIPQMWNVLVGDMNFFGPRPERPEFVEMLKEKIPYYDLRHTVKPGVTGWAQVNYPYGASVDDALEKLKYDLFYIKNLSPFLDFHILLRTIRVVLFGKGAR encoded by the coding sequence ATGCTTACACATATTCCAAAAAAGAAGCTGCTATTACTTATAGGTGATATTTTGCTCATATATTGCGCATGCATTGCTGCGCCTGCGATACGTTTTCAGATTATGGTGTTCGAACCCCTGGCGCTGCGGCCTGAGATATTGACAATTATGGTTATATATCTTCTGTGTTTCTATTTAGCGGACTTTTATAATTTTGAGGCAGGATTTTCCGGTATAAGATATGTCTTTAAATATTTGGTAACATTGGCAATAGCCACAGGAATCATACTTATTATATTTTTTCTTTTTCCAAGGCTTAGACTGGCCAGAGGGATGTTTGTTATAAATGCTATTTCAATAAGCATTTTAGTCTACTTATGGCGGATCGTGTTTGAAAAGGCTTTTAAAAGGTTTATGCCAATAAGACAAAAGGTGTTTTTGATTATAGGTGCAGGCAAGGCAGGGTATGCTGTATATGAGCAAATAAAAGACGATCTGAGCGTAAGGGTTGCAGGATTTATTGGAGACGATCCGAAAAAGAACAATAATCACAATTGCCTCACAATACTTGGGGGTTATGAAGAGCTCGATGAGGTTGTTAAGCGAGAAGGTATTGACCAGATTATTATTACAGCTCGGGAAATAAAGAATGATGTGCTTTTTAAGAAGTTACTTAATTACAAGATGAAAGGCGTTGAAATATTTAACATACCAACATTCTATGAACAGAGATTCGGTAAGATAGAGGTTGAGTACGTTACAGATTCCTGGCTTATGAATATTCCCATAATGGGGATAAAACGAAGTATATATAATAAAAGGATAAAAAGGATTATTGGCATTTTAATTTCGTTAGCATTTCTTATGATCGGTTTACCTGTTATACTGGTTATTGCCATAGCCATTAAAATAGACTCAAAAGGCCCGGTGTTTTATAAACAGAAAAGAGTTGGGCTAGATGGACAGATCTTTGAACTTATTAAGTTCCGTTCCATGGTTGTTGATGCAGAAAAAATTGGTGCTGTCTGGGCGACAAAAGATGATCATAGGATAACGAGAGTCGGAAAAATTATAAGGAAATTGCGTTTAGACGAAATACCTCAGATGTGGAATGTGCTTGTCGGAGATATGAATTTTTTTGGGCCAAGGCCTGAACGACCTGAATTTGTTGAAATGCTTAAAGAGAAAATACCGTATTATGATCTGCGACATACAGTAAAGCCAGGCGTTACAGGATGGGCTCAGGTCAACTACCCTTACGGTGCATCTGTTGATGATGCCCTGGAGAAGCTGAAATACGACCTTTTCTATATCAAAAATCTCTCACCCTTTCTCGATTTTCATATACTGCTTCGAACAATAAGGGTGGTGCTATTCGGAAAAGGAGCGAGGTGA